One Primulina huaijiensis isolate GDHJ02 chromosome 8, ASM1229523v2, whole genome shotgun sequence genomic region harbors:
- the LOC140982559 gene encoding WD40 repeat-containing protein HOS15-like, translating into MISLTSSELNYLIFRYLNESGFAHSAFALGYEAGINKSTIDGNLVPPGALVTFIQKGIQYLELEANFGNDDLDTDEDFQFLNPLDLITKDVHELQKIVKEKKEAKRKEKFKGKEKDITENGREHGHGIPMEKEKDFAKEKENEKHLREKEKIEKEKEKATGKEKEKPLEGASVANPSGDEVNGRLEGNATDTGPEPMDICTSVDSFSYEISSSDVTVLQGHTSEVFACAWNPVGPFLASGSGDSTARIWTIDGPSSSNMQNGHHNVVLRHFKGRTNEKSKDVTTLDWNVDGALLATGSYDGQARIWSRDGELISTLNKHKGPIFSLKWNKKGDYLLSGSVDKTAIVWDVKTGEWKQQFEFHSAPALDVDWRNNTSFATCSTDSMIYVCKVGENRPIKTFSGHQGEVNAIKWDPSGSLLASCSDDSTAKIWTMKQDSCLLDLKEHAKEIYTVRWSPTGAGTNHPNRQLVLASASFDSTIKLWEVDVGRLLHNLNGHRDPVYSVAFSPNGEYLASGSLDKCLHVWSVKEAKIVKTFTGNGGIFEVCWNKEGDKIAACFANNVVCVLDFRM; encoded by the exons ATGATCTCCTTGACCTCGTCGGAGCTGAATTACCTCATCTTCCGTTACCTTAACGAATCAg GGTTTGCCCATTCTGCTTTCGCTTTAGGATATGAGGCAGGGATCAACAAGAGTACTATTGATGGAAATCTTGTTCCACCCGGTGCACTTGTTACATTTATTCAGAAAGGAATCCAATATCTTGAACTAGAAGCAAACTTTGGTAAT GATGATTTAGATACGGATGAAGATTTTCAGTTCCTAAACCCTCTGGATCTTATAACCAAAGATGTACATGAACTTCAAAAGATCGTGAAAGAGAAGAAAGAAGCTAAGCGGAAAGAAAAGTTCAAGGGAAAGGAGAAAGACATAACTGAAAATGGGCGGGAGCATGGCCATGGAATTCCCATGGAAAAAGAGAAGGATTTTGCTAAAGAAAAGGAGAATGAAAAACATCTGAGGGAAAAAGAGAAGATAGAGAAAGAAAAGGAGAAAGCAACAGGTAAAGAGAAGGAAAAGCCATTGGAGGGTGCCAGTGTTGCAAATCCTTCTGGAGATGAGGTTAACGGCAGGCTTGAGGGAAATGCAACTGATACGG GTCCAGAACCTATGGATATTTGCACGAGTGTAGATTCCTTTTCCTATGAAATATCAAGCAGTGATGTTACCGTTCTGCAAGGCCATACTTCCGAG GTTTTTGCATGTGCATGGAATCCAGTTGGGCCATTTCTTGCTTCAGG GTCTGGAGATTCGACAGCTAGGATTTGGACCATTGATGGGCCATCTAGCTCCAATATGCAAAATGGGCATCATAATGTTGTACTGAGGCATTTCAAGGGTAGAACAAACGAGAAAAGCAAGGATGTGACCACACTTGATTGGAAT GTTGATGGTGCACTACTTGCTACTGGTTCATACGATGGTCAAGCAAGAATATGGAGTAGAGATG GGGAGTTGATCAGTACATTAAATAAACATAAAGGGCCGATTTTCTCCTTAAAGTGGAACAAGAAAGGGGATTATCTTCTCAGTGGAAGTGTTGATAAAACTGCAATTgtatgggatgtcaagaccggAGAATGGAAACAACAGTTTGAGTTTCACTCAG CTCCTGCCCTTGATGTTGATTGGCGAAACAACACTTCATTTGCAACCTGCTCCACTGATAGCATGATATATGTTTGTAAAGTTGGAGAGAACCGACCAATCAAAACTTTCTCTGGTCATCAG GGTGAAGTGAATGCTATCAAGTGGGACCCCTCTGGATCCCTACTGGCTTCGTGCTCTGATGATTCTACGGCAAAG ATATGGACCATGAAACAGGACTCCTGCTTGCTTGATTTGAAGGAACATGCCAAG GAGATATACACTGTCCGATGGAGTCCAACAGGAGCTGGGACCAACCACCCTAATCGGCAACTGGTGCTAGCCAG TGCCTCCTTTGATTCAACCATAAAGCTTTGGGAAGTGGATGTTGGGCGTCTTCTCCACAACTTAAATGGCCACAG GGATCCTGTTTATTCCGTTGCATTTAGCCCGAATGGCGAGTATTTGGCTAGTGGATCATTGGATAAATGCTTGCACGTATGGTCTGTGAAGGAAGCCAAGATAGTGAAAACTTTCACGGGGAATGGAgggatctttgaagtttgctgGAACAAGGAGGGTGATAAGATTGCAGCTTGTTTCGCAAACAATGTGGTTTGTGTCTTGGATTTCCGAATGTAG
- the LOC140983533 gene encoding MFP1 attachment factor 1-like, with product MSDKIESPNTSLRTQDHPPTQDPELPQTPPPSTATMTETTTTTPAMKYNNASFSMWPPTERTRDAVRNRLIETLSTPSILSKRYGAISREEAVDAAKRIEEEAFETVGAEATADNDGIEILQVYSKETSRRMLETVKSISGESEVPATQTANEAPVKVEEEEEEDAGSTAPPQSEKTESVADDE from the coding sequence ATGTCGGACAAAATCGAATCCCCAAATACAAGTCTCCGAACCCAAGATCATCCACCGACCCAAGATCCAGAGCTGCCCCAAACTCCTCCGCCCTCCACCGCCACAATGACCGAAACTACCACTACAACCCCTGCCATGAAGTACAATAATGCTTCCTTCAGCATGTGGCCACCAACTGAGCGCACTCGCGACGCCGTGAGGAACCGCCTGATCGAGACCCTATCCACCCCCTCCATCCTTTCCAAGCGCTACGGCGCCATTTCGCGCGAGGAGGCGGTTGACGCAGCAAAGCGCATCGAGGAGGAGGCTTTCGAGACTGTGGGGGCAGAGGCGACCGCCGACAACGACGGCATCGAAATTCTTCAGGTTTATTCTAAGGAGACCAGTAGGAGAATGCTGGAGACTGTGAAATCCATCTCTGGTGAATCGGAGGTTCCGGCCACTCAGACGGCGAATGAGGCGCCGGTTAaggtggaggaggaggaggaggaggatgcTGGCTCCACGGCTCCGCCTCAGAGCGAAAAAACCGAGTCCGTTGCTGATGATGAATGA